The genome window GTTCCAGATCTTGATCGGGATGCCGAGGGCCGCGAGCGTGCTGATGTAGATGGCGATCATCACCCAGGCGTTGTCGGACGAGAGGTGGAAGACCAGGGGCGGATCCACCTCCGAGCCGACGAAGATCCGGAGTGATTCGAGCGCGAGGGTGACGGCGAAAATCGCGATCTGCCAGTCGAACACGCGGTCGCGGATCGCGGTTTTTCCGATGCGGTAGAGGTTCAGGAAGATGAGGGGGGAGAAGCTCCAGATGTCTTCCTTCCGACAGAATCGGCGGACGACACCTGCGCTGACTCCATAGAGGACGCCGAGGGGCAGAGCGAGGAGCTCGCCCTTGATTGCGGCGGGAGCGCCGACCATGAGCCCCACGCTGGCCCCGGTCAGAGGCCCGGTGAGAAGGCCAACGAGTAGCGTCCCCGATAGCGACAAATCGGCAGCGCCGTAGTTCAAGAGCAGCCGCACCACGACACCCACCGATAGCAGCATGCCGGAGAGAAGGGCAAAGACGAGCTTCTCCCTCAGCGAGAGCTCCGCCTTGTAGAGCAGGCGTTTGAAGGCCCCGAATCGGATGAGGAGGCTCGCGATCGAGGCCATCACCCCCAGTTTCACGAGAATCGTGACCATCACGAGCTGGTCGGCAGACAACGTTTTCTCCCTGAGTCGATCCGTTCGTGCCCTTCCAACTTCTTCCTGCCTAGGACGGAAACCAGGGAAAGAGCACGGTCTCGCTCGAATATCGGTCCTACATCGGCGAAGCCAGTTGGAACGGCACGAATCGCTGCGCGCCTATTATCGCAGTGCCGGACTCAGCGGTCCACTTCGAAGGAGAGCTCGAGCCGGGCCGGTCGACCCGCGGTATCGGGAAAACGCCAGGTCTCGGCCGCGCCGAGAATGCGAGGGTTGATTTCGGGAATCGAGGAGCGAGCGATGCTTAGATTTTGCGGTGCGCCACCGTCGTCCACGTCGAACTCGAGCACGATCGTACCCACGAGCTTGACCGGTGCTGGGCTCACGAGTTCGGGAAGCTCGACCCCCCGAGGAAGCGTAACCTCGACCGGTTCCTCACTGCCGGCCTCGGCGACGCGAGGAGTGATTGCCACGACGAGGAAAACCGTATAGGCGCGCAGGTAATCGTAGAGATCGCTCCGGTGCGCCGAGTCCTCGTACTCGCGAAAATGGGACAGGTACTCACTCGCGGAGAGCTCGAGGTCCGCGGTCGACATGACGTAGGTCTGCCCCGAGCGAAGCTCGATGGTTTTCGCCGCTTCCCGCAGCGTCTCCTCGCCTTGTTTGAATCGCGCCTCGAAGCGTCCACGGAAAGAACCTCTCGCCAGATAGTCGGCCAAATCGATGTCCAACTGAAGCGTACGCGAGCGGTTGGTCAACGCGAGACGAGCCTTGGAGCTGTCGAGGCGTAACGTTTCGAACGCGAGCTTCGCCAGGAAGGCATCGGGAACCTGGCGTGCGAGAGTGGCGAGCCACTGTTGCTCGGTAACGTCGGCGCCGTCGGTATCGATGAAAAAGGACAGATCCGACATGCTGGAAAAGTCGGGATTTACACTCCTCATCTCGTACAAACGCACGTCGACCACCAGGTTGCTCGGGACGTCCCCTGGGATCGCGCTCGACGCCGCGAAGAACAACACCGCAACCGAGAGCAGCGCCTTTCGCATCTCTCAGGCCACGCTCGGCCGGATTTGCTCGGTTTGTAGCATCCGCGTCAACACGCGGGCCGCGTGGTAACGGCATGCGTGGGATCGGGCGAAGAGGTCCGCCAGGGTGACCGGCTGATGCAGACAACCCCAGAGCTGCCGCGCGTCGGCTTGCCCCTCGTCGCCCGTCCATTCGAGCGTATCGCGGTTGCGCTGCAGGCGCGTGCCCTCGGTCGGGAGGTCCTCGAGAAGCATCTTGAGCTCGTCCTGCAGACGTACCGACTCCATCATCAGAGCCATGGCGGGAACGGTGATCCCGGGATCGGGCCCCTCGTTGACCTCGTCCGCCTCGTGGCTTTCGAAACGGAACTCACCTTGCGGTTGGTCTTGAAAAAGGTTGTGAACCGCCTCGTCGCCGCGCCGGTGGGCGAAACGGGCGCGGTAGATGTTGCCGCCCTGAAAATGAAGCTCGGCCGCGGTCTCGTTGTCGCTCGTGAACGTCATGACCCCCGTCTGTGCCGACGTGATCAAGGTCTGCACCACCGTCGTCAGATCGAAATACCTCAAATCTCCTTGCAGCTCACGCTTGTGTCCGCGTTCGGGGAGATCTTCGAGGAGCCCGACCAGACGGTGAGCCAGGATGATGGCGAGCTGCCCGCCGAAACCGGCGTGATTGGACATCAGGTCTTGAAACAGCGCCCTATCGATGACGAGCAGCTCGGCTTGCTGGGGGACCCGGATATCGTTGCTCCGATCGGATCCCGTCAGCAGCGCCAGCTCGCCGAAGCAATCGCCGCGGCCGAGATACGCGAGCGGAGGACCTTCGCCCGCTGGAGTCGACACTTCGACGACTCCGGATTTTACGACGAAGAGACTGTCACCCGCGTCGCCCTTGTGGACGACGACGTCATCCGCACCGAACAGCTGAGTTTCCGCTTGGCTGAGAATCGTGCGGATCACGGACTCGGGCATATCGCGGAACAGCTCCGCTTCGCGCAGGAAA of Vicinamibacteria bacterium contains these proteins:
- a CDS encoding cyclic nucleotide-binding domain-containing protein, with protein sequence MIKEDFGELDDIGFLREAELFRDMPESVIRTILSQAETQLFGADDVVVHKGDAGDSLFVVKSGVVEVSTPAGEGPPLAYLGRGDCFGELALLTGSDRSNDIRVPQQAELLVIDRALFQDLMSNHAGFGGQLAIILAHRLVGLLEDLPERGHKRELQGDLRYFDLTTVVQTLITSAQTGVMTFTSDNETAAELHFQGGNIYRARFAHRRGDEAVHNLFQDQPQGEFRFESHEADEVNEGPDPGITVPAMALMMESVRLQDELKMLLEDLPTEGTRLQRNRDTLEWTGDEGQADARQLWGCLHQPVTLADLFARSHACRYHAARVLTRMLQTEQIRPSVA